Proteins from a single region of Sphingomonas morindae:
- a CDS encoding TonB-dependent receptor has protein sequence MPCLSLVSPAVAQTASSPTSDIVVTATRSALPITDVPASVSVITSEQIEGTPARTIDDVLRRVPSVDLPIASTNEQHPTDTIVSMRGLSGIRSLVLLDGVPINDPFFGYVQWSEVPVETVDRIEVVRGGGAPLWGNYAMGGVINILTRPIDRTGLVAEAAGGSRGAYRADGHAALAGNGFGVGIEAGVNHSDGYVEQVESARGAITVPTGFTSHTAALSGNAELAPDLRARARVSYYDNDQNFLTRLNTNTQRTWRYTGTLTWTPAAGGTVELTGFHNDEHFVTNNPGTPDGAGVNDAEYVQNRHRTRANDRGASLVWTQTFEGAVRSLSAGADYRGVRGSDHAAIFDETGTQLRTDTGSGNQRFLGGYVQADVHPLDRLQLLLSVRYQDFYSYDGLDNTPGGLGRVRSRHDNDVDPRLSIRYQLPAGFALRGAVYRAFRAPTLDNLYRGASVPGYILYSNAALKPETLEGAEAGFDFDRGPIRFQATAYTSRISDFLTYRYLDPATLPAGFDIGARLINAGRARSRGVEAELTWRPTPKLSATAAYTYADSIVTRNPEDPASVGVQQPGIPRHKVSAGVDWTGPFGIRVSPRVRYLSSTNGDPDNIYRTDAHFIADLAASAPLGHGLETFVQIENLFDRRYIGTNDGFTAPLYGKPFTAMAGFRLKLD, from the coding sequence ATGCCCTGCCTCTCGCTTGTGTCGCCGGCAGTCGCCCAGACCGCCTCGTCTCCCACATCCGACATCGTGGTCACGGCTACACGCTCCGCTCTCCCCATTACCGACGTGCCTGCCAGCGTCAGCGTCATCACCAGCGAGCAGATCGAGGGCACCCCCGCCCGCACGATCGACGACGTGCTGCGCCGGGTGCCGTCCGTCGATCTCCCGATCGCCAGTACCAACGAGCAGCATCCCACCGATACGATCGTTTCGATGCGGGGCCTGAGCGGCATCCGCTCGCTCGTCCTGCTCGACGGCGTGCCGATCAACGATCCCTTCTTCGGCTACGTCCAGTGGAGCGAGGTGCCCGTGGAGACGGTGGACCGGATCGAGGTCGTTCGCGGCGGCGGCGCCCCCCTATGGGGCAACTACGCCATGGGCGGCGTCATCAACATCCTGACGCGGCCGATCGACAGGACCGGCCTGGTCGCCGAGGCCGCCGGCGGCAGCCGGGGCGCCTATCGCGCCGACGGTCATGCAGCGCTCGCCGGCAACGGCTTCGGCGTCGGGATCGAGGCCGGCGTCAACCACAGCGACGGCTATGTCGAACAGGTGGAAAGCGCTCGCGGCGCGATCACCGTGCCGACCGGCTTCACATCACACACCGCCGCGCTGTCCGGAAACGCCGAGCTGGCGCCCGATCTCAGGGCGCGTGCGCGGGTGAGCTACTACGACAACGATCAGAACTTCCTTACCCGCCTCAACACCAACACGCAGCGGACCTGGCGCTACACCGGCACGCTGACCTGGACACCCGCCGCCGGTGGGACGGTGGAGCTGACCGGCTTCCACAACGACGAGCACTTCGTCACCAACAACCCCGGCACGCCGGACGGGGCAGGGGTCAACGACGCAGAGTACGTCCAGAACCGGCACCGCACGCGCGCCAACGACCGGGGCGCGTCGCTGGTATGGACGCAGACCTTTGAAGGTGCGGTTCGCTCCCTGTCGGCGGGAGCCGACTATCGCGGCGTCCGCGGCAGCGATCATGCGGCGATCTTCGACGAAACCGGCACCCAGCTCCGCACCGATACCGGCTCGGGCAACCAGCGCTTCCTGGGCGGCTATGTTCAGGCGGACGTGCATCCGCTCGATCGGCTGCAACTGCTGCTCAGCGTCCGCTACCAGGATTTCTACAGCTACGATGGCCTCGACAACACGCCGGGCGGGCTCGGCCGCGTCCGGAGCCGGCACGACAACGACGTCGATCCCCGGCTGTCGATCCGCTACCAGCTCCCGGCCGGGTTCGCGCTCCGCGGCGCTGTCTACCGCGCGTTCCGGGCGCCGACGCTCGACAATCTCTACCGGGGCGCATCGGTCCCTGGCTACATCCTCTACAGCAACGCCGCGCTGAAACCGGAGACGCTGGAAGGCGCCGAAGCGGGCTTCGATTTCGATCGAGGCCCGATCCGCTTTCAGGCCACGGCCTACACCAGCCGCATCTCCGACTTCCTCACCTATCGCTATTTGGACCCGGCGACGCTGCCGGCCGGGTTCGACATCGGCGCGCGCCTCATCAACGCCGGTCGCGCGCGCAGCCGCGGGGTGGAAGCGGAGCTGACCTGGCGGCCTACGCCGAAGCTCTCGGCGACCGCGGCCTACACCTATGCGGACTCGATCGTCACCCGGAACCCCGAGGATCCGGCCAGCGTCGGTGTCCAGCAGCCGGGCATTCCGCGCCACAAGGTGAGCGCGGGCGTGGATTGGACCGGCCCCTTCGGCATTAGGGTGTCGCCGCGTGTCCGCTACCTGTCGAGCACCAACGGCGATCCCGACAACATCTACCGGACCGACGCGCACTTCATCGCGGACCTCGCAGCGAGCGCGCCGCTGGGCCACGGCCTGGAGACGTTCGTCCAGATCGAGAACCTGTTCGACCGGCGCTACATCGGCACCAACGACGGCTTCACGGCCCCGCTCTACGGCAAGCCCTTCACGGCCATGGCCGGCTTCCGGCTGAAGCTGGACTAA